In Colias croceus chromosome 19, ilColCroc2.1, the following are encoded in one genomic region:
- the LOC123700190 gene encoding uncharacterized protein LOC123700190, which translates to MCLNVVIIGLTVMVVRAWSAPSPLQVTIDCGSDENRSSKLKSTELYNSNPGFDVDSFCNLIHKAIPKTIEDGKFILPETKAPDQIGYSNTPVEAAVAPPRGYIPKLDFPKPKISRIRPSKLNIPKLKPHGSARAPKVGSPMIFHLRQALDEESSAERIERFKKGVQRMLHFVKFLGQFDQYLSERTRIIVDKLSKTFME; encoded by the exons ATGTGTCTGAACGTGGTGATTATAGGTTTAACCGTGATG GTGGTGAGAGCTTGGAGCGCTCCTTCACCACTGCAGGTGACTATCGATTGTGGATCTGATGAG AACCGATCATCAAAGTTGAAGTCAACTGAGTTGTACAACAGCAACCCAGGCTTTGACGTCGACTCATTTTGCAATCTGATACACAAAGCTATCCCAAAGACTATAGAAGATGGAAAGTTTATTCTCCCCGAAACAAAAGCCCCAGATCAAATTGGTTACAGTAACACACCTGTGGAAGCAGCGGTGGCGCCACCAAGGGGATATATACCGAAACTAGACTTTCCTAAACCAAAAATCTCTAGAATACGACCTTCTAAATTGAACATACCAAAATTAAAACCACATGGTTCTGCGAGGGCTCCAAAAGTCGGTTCACCAATGATATTCCATTTACGACAAGCTTTAGATGAGGAATCGAGTGCAGAGAGAATTGAAAGATTTAAAAAGGGTGTACAAAGGATGTTGCATTTTGTCAAATTTTTAGGACAATTCGATCAGTATCTGTCGGAACGTACTAGAATTATTGTGGATAAATTATCAAAGACTTTCATGGAATGA